The following are from one region of the Streptomyces rubrogriseus genome:
- a CDS encoding ABC transporter permease — protein MSAATTPATPAATAAPAALAPDARISLRAHVRHTGALVRRNLLWIRQDPESMFDALLMPIVFTLLFVYVFGGSIGQALGGGQDGYVQYVIPGMIAMMSMTLSQGVGTGFSQDFNSGVMDRFRSLPIGRGSVLFAKIAVEMARMLFATTVLMIVAVLVGFDIDHWAGLFAAVGLSAVFASSIMWVFLTLGVVLKNAQSVQAMGFMVLFPLQFGSSIFAPTQSMPGWLQSFTDYNPLSTLADAARGLMVGGPVAHDLWITLGWSAAITAVMAPIAVHKFRTKT, from the coding sequence ATGAGCGCCGCCACCACTCCAGCCACTCCAGCCGCCACCGCCGCCCCTGCCGCGCTCGCTCCCGACGCGCGGATCTCGCTGCGGGCGCACGTGCGGCACACCGGCGCCCTGGTCCGCCGGAACCTGCTGTGGATCCGGCAGGACCCGGAGTCGATGTTCGACGCCCTGCTGATGCCGATCGTCTTCACCCTGCTGTTCGTGTACGTCTTCGGCGGGTCGATCGGCCAGGCCCTGGGCGGCGGGCAGGACGGCTATGTGCAGTACGTGATCCCCGGCATGATCGCGATGATGAGCATGACGCTGTCCCAGGGCGTCGGCACCGGCTTCAGCCAGGACTTCAACTCCGGTGTCATGGACCGCTTCCGGTCGCTGCCGATCGGGCGCGGCTCGGTGCTCTTCGCGAAGATCGCGGTCGAGATGGCCCGGATGCTGTTCGCCACCACGGTGCTGATGATCGTCGCCGTCCTGGTCGGCTTCGACATCGACCACTGGGCCGGACTGTTCGCGGCGGTGGGCCTGTCCGCGGTGTTCGCCTCCTCGATCATGTGGGTGTTCCTCACCCTGGGCGTGGTCCTGAAGAACGCGCAGTCCGTGCAGGCGATGGGCTTCATGGTGCTGTTCCCGCTGCAGTTCGGCTCCTCGATCTTCGCGCCGACGCAGTCGATGCCGGGCTGGCTGCAGTCCTTCACCGACTACAACCCGCTGTCCACGCTCGCCGACGCGGCGCGCGGACTGATGGTGGGCGGCCCGGTCGCGCACGACCTGTGGATCACGCTCGGCTGGTCGGCGGCGATCACCGCGGTGATGG